AATATATCTTCAAGAGTTACAATTCCCTGCAGTGCTCCATACTCATCAATAACAAATGCAAGGTGTTTCCTGTTCTTACGGAAGTTGTGAAGTTGCACGCTGAGCGGTGTACTTTCTGGTATGAACCAAGGCCTTGACATAACTTGGGTAATGTCAACTTCTTCCGCTTTATTATTCTTTTCACGCAAAGCATTTATTAGAGCTTTCACGTGAATTACACCTACAATTTTTTCTGATTCTTCTTGCCATAAAGGTACTCTACTGTGACTGCTGGTTAAAATCTCTCTTATTAACTCTTCTTTATTCCGATCTATATCAAGAGAAAATAGGTTTCTTCTATGGCTCATAATTTGTGATATTTCTGTCTCAGCCAAATCAAGTATGCTGCTTAGCATATCTAAATCCTGTTGTAACATAGTTCCTTCACTGCGGTGAAGAGTAATCATATTACGCATTGCATCCGCTGCAGATATTACTTCCTTATCTTTATGCAGCCCACATAATTTCAGGATGAGGTTAACAATAAATTGAATACCTAGTGTCAATGGAGAAAAAATCTTTACAAAAAACAATACAAAATAAGCAGAAAATGACGCAAATTTTTCAGGATTTTGAATAGCATAAGTTTTTGGTAGAACTTCGCAGAATAATAAAATACAAAATGTCATTATAATTGTTGATAGAAGAATGCCCTCATTTCCAAAAAGATTGATAAATATTGCTGTAAATAAAGCAGAGCAA
The nucleotide sequence above comes from Wolbachia endosymbiont of Oedothorax gibbosus. Encoded proteins:
- a CDS encoding HlyC/CorC family transporter, producing the protein MDWLLVLVSSAIFILLILSFLFSGAEIGLTSISRSRVNKLKLDGNKRAKIIDRLLNRKELTIGTVLLGNTIINITCSALFTAIFINLFGNEGILLSTIIMTFCILLFCEVLPKTYAIQNPEKFASFSAYFVLFFVKIFSPLTLGIQFIVNLILKLCGLHKDKEVISAADAMRNMITLHRSEGTMLQQDLDMLSSILDLAETEISQIMSHRRNLFSLDIDRNKEELIREILTSSHSRVPLWQEESEKIVGVIHVKALINALREKNNKAEEVDITQVMSRPWFIPESTPLSVQLHNFRKNRKHLAFVIDEYGALQGIVTLEDILEEIVGEISDEHDLITENFIKKISDNMYHIEGKSTIRDINRQLYWNLPDEEATTLAGMIVNEIERIPDEGEEFSMYGFRFKILKKDKNIITVVEVQVKTGNTSSSN